A single window of Pseudomonas benzenivorans DNA harbors:
- a CDS encoding DUF934 domain-containing protein — protein MQRIIKNDQVVDETWHLLPKDASFDELPNCDDLIVPLAMYVDHAHALKARDGGLGVWLEAGEEIEEIADQLDNFQVVALNFPAFTDGRHCSTAYLLRTRYGYKGEVRAIGDVLRDQLFALKRCGFDAFALREDKDPHDALKAFTEFGEVYQASSDQPLPLFRRRA, from the coding sequence ATGCAGCGAATCATTAAGAACGACCAGGTAGTCGACGAAACCTGGCACCTGCTGCCCAAGGATGCGAGCTTCGACGAGCTGCCCAACTGCGACGACCTGATCGTGCCCCTGGCCATGTACGTCGACCACGCGCATGCCCTGAAGGCCCGTGACGGCGGCCTCGGCGTCTGGCTGGAAGCCGGCGAGGAGATCGAGGAGATCGCCGACCAACTGGACAACTTCCAGGTGGTCGCATTGAACTTCCCGGCCTTCACCGATGGCCGGCACTGCTCCACTGCCTACTTGCTGCGCACCCGCTATGGCTACAAGGGCGAGGTGCGCGCCATCGGCGACGTGCTGCGCGACCAGCTGTTCGCCCTCAAGCGCTGCGGTTTCGATGCCTTCGCCCTGCGTGAAGACAAGGACCCGCATGATGCGCTGAAGGCGTTCACGGAGTTCGGAGAGGTCTATCAGGCCTCCAGCGACCAGCCTTTGCCGCTGTTCCGTCGCCGCGCCTGA
- a CDS encoding YhdH/YhfP family quinone oxidoreductase, whose translation MGKFMALQAREGVAGEFEQAIVERDTGELPAGELLIRVRYSSLNYKDALSASGNRGVTKQFPHTPGIDAAGVVEQSSVAEFAAGDEVIITGYDLGMNTAGGFGQYIRIPAAWAIKRPQGLSLRDAMVLGTAGLTAALCVDKLEQAGVSPDAGPILVTGATGGVGSVAVALLVKLGYQVAASTGKVEQGAFLQELGAERIVPRGELQEGGERPMLKEQWAGAVDTVGGDILFNVVKSLRYGGSVACCGLTAGVPFKGNVLPFILRGVNLLGVDSVELPLVVKASMWDKLSLQWRLEGLERLVTEVGLAQLPEAIAKILAGQLTGRVLVRLD comes from the coding sequence ATGGGTAAGTTCATGGCACTGCAGGCCCGCGAAGGCGTGGCGGGCGAATTCGAGCAGGCAATAGTCGAGCGCGACACCGGTGAGTTGCCCGCCGGCGAGCTGCTGATTCGGGTCCGCTACTCGTCGCTGAACTACAAGGATGCGCTGTCGGCGAGTGGCAATCGGGGGGTGACCAAGCAGTTCCCCCACACGCCGGGCATCGATGCCGCCGGCGTGGTGGAGCAGTCCAGCGTCGCCGAGTTCGCCGCTGGTGACGAGGTGATCATCACCGGCTACGACCTGGGCATGAATACCGCGGGCGGTTTCGGCCAATACATCCGCATTCCGGCGGCGTGGGCGATCAAGCGCCCCCAGGGTCTGTCGCTGCGCGACGCCATGGTGCTCGGAACCGCCGGCCTGACCGCCGCGCTGTGCGTCGACAAACTCGAGCAGGCCGGGGTCAGCCCCGATGCCGGCCCGATCCTGGTTACCGGCGCCACCGGTGGCGTGGGCAGCGTTGCGGTAGCCCTGCTGGTCAAGTTGGGTTACCAGGTGGCGGCCTCCACCGGCAAGGTGGAGCAGGGCGCGTTTCTCCAGGAACTGGGGGCCGAGCGCATCGTGCCGCGCGGTGAGCTGCAGGAAGGGGGCGAAAGGCCGATGCTCAAGGAACAATGGGCTGGCGCGGTCGATACGGTGGGCGGCGACATCCTGTTCAACGTGGTCAAATCCCTGCGCTACGGCGGCAGTGTGGCCTGCTGCGGCCTGACCGCCGGCGTTCCCTTCAAGGGCAACGTACTGCCCTTCATCCTGCGCGGGGTGAACCTGTTGGGGGTCGATTCGGTGGAGTTGCCCCTGGTGGTCAAAGCCTCCATGTGGGACAAGCTGTCGCTGCAATGGAGGCTCGAGGGCCTGGAGCGCTTGGTGACCGAGGTCGGCCTGGCGCAGTTGCCGGAGGCGATCGCGAAAATACTCGCCGGACAACTGACCGGCCGCGTGTTGGTCAGGCTCGATTGA
- the sohB gene encoding protease SohB produces MDFLADYAGFLAKVVTLVVAVLVLLAAGVALRSKGRKAPGQLQVDKLNDFYKELRHRLEQAVLDKDQLKSLHKAEAKAEKLAKKSSGHKPRVFVLDFHGDLKASAVDQLRHEVTALLSMAKPQDEVVVRLESGGGMVHSYGLAASQLARIREARVPLTVCIDKVAASGGYMMACIGEKIISAPFAILGSIGVVAQLPNVHRLLKKHNIDFEVLTAGEYKRTLTVFGENTDKGREKFQDDLESIHELFKGFVARYRPQLRIDEVATGEVWLGLAALEKELVDELKTSDEYLAGRAREAELYHLHFATRKSLQERVGLAASVALDRFVLSWLSRLNQQRFW; encoded by the coding sequence GTGGACTTTCTGGCTGATTACGCGGGCTTTCTGGCCAAGGTGGTGACGCTGGTGGTGGCCGTGCTGGTGTTGCTGGCGGCAGGGGTGGCGTTGCGAAGCAAGGGACGCAAGGCGCCCGGGCAGTTGCAGGTCGACAAGCTCAACGATTTCTACAAGGAGTTGCGCCACCGGCTGGAGCAGGCGGTGCTGGACAAGGACCAGCTCAAGAGCCTGCACAAGGCCGAAGCCAAGGCCGAGAAGCTGGCGAAGAAGTCCTCGGGGCACAAGCCGCGGGTCTTCGTGCTGGACTTCCACGGTGACCTCAAGGCATCGGCCGTTGACCAGTTACGTCACGAAGTCACGGCGCTGCTGAGCATGGCCAAGCCCCAGGACGAGGTGGTGGTACGCCTGGAAAGCGGTGGTGGCATGGTGCACAGCTACGGGTTGGCCGCCTCTCAGCTGGCACGGATCCGCGAGGCGCGGGTGCCCTTGACCGTGTGCATCGACAAGGTCGCCGCCAGCGGCGGCTACATGATGGCCTGCATTGGCGAGAAGATCATTTCCGCTCCGTTCGCCATCCTTGGCTCGATCGGCGTGGTGGCGCAGCTGCCCAACGTGCATCGGCTGTTGAAGAAGCACAACATCGATTTCGAGGTGCTCACGGCCGGCGAGTACAAGCGCACCCTCACGGTTTTCGGCGAGAACACCGACAAGGGCCGGGAGAAGTTCCAGGATGACCTGGAGAGCATCCATGAGCTGTTCAAGGGCTTCGTCGCCCGTTACCGCCCGCAGCTGCGGATCGACGAGGTCGCCACCGGTGAAGTCTGGCTGGGGCTGGCGGCCCTGGAGAAAGAGCTGGTCGACGAACTGAAGACTAGCGATGAATACCTCGCCGGGCGGGCCAGGGAGGCGGAGCTGTATCACCTGCATTTCGCTACCAGGAAGAGCCTTCAGGAGCGCGTTGGCCTGGCGGCTAGCGTGGCCCTGGATCGTTTCGTGCTGAGTTGGCTGAGCCGCCTCAACCAGCAGCGCTTCTGGTAA
- a CDS encoding histidine phosphatase family protein, translating to MGSIYLIRHGQASFGAADYDVLSPTGVRQAEVLGAHLAQLGLHMDRSISGTLRRQQHTATTTMSQLGDAGLKVPALELDAAFNEFDADAVIRALLPGLLPEEPGALQVLRDAAQNRAEFQRLFALLISRWLSGEYDQPGLQSWQGFVEQVQEGFSRLLEKAERGQNIALFTSGGTITALLHLVTGVAPTKAFELNWQIVNTSLSCLKFRGTQVSLASFNSHVHLQLLRAPELITFR from the coding sequence GTGGGCAGCATCTACCTGATCCGACATGGTCAAGCCTCGTTTGGCGCCGCCGATTACGACGTGCTGTCGCCCACCGGCGTCCGCCAGGCCGAGGTGCTGGGCGCGCACCTCGCGCAGCTCGGTCTGCATATGGATCGCAGCATCAGCGGCACACTGCGCCGTCAGCAGCACACCGCCACTACGACCATGTCTCAGCTGGGCGACGCGGGCCTCAAGGTACCGGCACTGGAGCTCGATGCGGCATTCAATGAATTCGACGCCGACGCGGTGATCCGCGCCCTGCTCCCCGGATTGCTCCCTGAAGAACCGGGCGCCCTGCAGGTGCTGCGCGACGCCGCACAGAACCGTGCAGAATTCCAGCGCCTGTTCGCCCTGCTGATCAGTCGCTGGCTCTCCGGTGAGTACGACCAGCCCGGCCTGCAGAGCTGGCAGGGCTTTGTCGAACAAGTCCAAGAGGGATTTTCCCGCCTGCTGGAAAAGGCCGAGCGCGGACAGAACATCGCCCTGTTCACCTCCGGCGGCACCATTACCGCCCTGTTGCACCTGGTTACCGGCGTGGCGCCGACCAAGGCCTTCGAGCTGAACTGGCAGATCGTCAACACCTCCCTGAGTTGCCTGAAATTTCGCGGCACACAGGTGAGCCTGGCTTCCTTCAACAGTCATGTGCACTTGCAACTGTTGAGGGCGCCGGAACTCATCACCTTTCGCTGA
- a CDS encoding SCP2 sterol-binding domain-containing protein translates to MSVADIVQTMQSKFNAGAAAGLDLVFQFNIEDGENHYLVVKDGTCDVQKGDAENANVTLIMDTETLKGITSGETDGMQAFMAGKLRAEGDMMLAMKLGELFPV, encoded by the coding sequence ATGAGCGTTGCAGACATCGTCCAAACCATGCAGTCCAAGTTCAACGCCGGTGCCGCTGCGGGCCTGGACCTGGTATTCCAGTTCAATATCGAAGACGGCGAGAACCACTACCTGGTGGTCAAGGACGGCACCTGCGACGTCCAGAAAGGCGATGCCGAGAACGCCAACGTGACCCTGATCATGGACACCGAGACCCTCAAGGGCATCACCAGCGGCGAGACCGATGGCATGCAGGCCTTCATGGCCGGCAAGCTGCGCGCCGAAGGCGACATGATGCTGGCCATGAAGCTCGGCGAGCTGTTCCCGGTCTAA
- a CDS encoding phosphotransferase family protein encodes MALTDQSTRIREGEELDAGIIDPYLKAHIPGLSGTPQISQFPGGASNLTYLLQYPEKELVLRRPPFGHKAKSAHDMGREFRILNRLNAGFPYCPKAYVHCTDEALIGAEFYVMDRVNGIILRSDMPAELNLDAEQTRALCKSFIDKLVELHNVDYQACGLADLGKPQGYVQRQILGWSERYEKALTPDAPLWQPVIAWLKDKMPADHAKPAIVHNDYRFDNVILDPHNPMQIIGVLDWELTTIGDPLMDLGNTLAYWIEAADPAPVQLIRRQPSNAPGMLTREEFVAYYAERAGIEIANIDFYYTYGLFRLAAIVQQIYYRYYHGQTQDKRFAQFIQMNKLLEHMSLQVINKSQL; translated from the coding sequence ATGGCGCTTACCGACCAGTCGACCCGTATCCGTGAAGGCGAGGAGCTCGACGCTGGCATCATCGACCCTTATCTCAAGGCGCATATACCGGGCCTGAGCGGCACGCCGCAGATCAGCCAGTTTCCCGGCGGCGCCTCGAACCTCACCTACCTGCTGCAATACCCGGAAAAGGAACTGGTTCTGCGTCGCCCGCCTTTCGGCCACAAGGCCAAGTCGGCCCACGACATGGGCCGCGAGTTCCGCATCCTCAACCGCCTCAACGCGGGCTTCCCCTACTGCCCTAAGGCCTATGTGCATTGCACCGACGAAGCGTTGATCGGCGCCGAGTTCTATGTGATGGACCGGGTCAACGGCATCATCCTGCGCTCGGACATGCCGGCCGAGCTCAATCTCGACGCCGAGCAGACCCGCGCCCTGTGCAAGAGCTTCATCGACAAGCTGGTCGAGCTGCACAACGTCGATTACCAGGCCTGTGGCCTGGCCGATCTGGGCAAGCCGCAAGGCTATGTGCAGCGGCAGATCCTCGGCTGGAGCGAGCGCTACGAGAAGGCCCTCACCCCCGACGCGCCGCTGTGGCAGCCGGTGATAGCCTGGCTGAAGGACAAGATGCCCGCCGACCATGCCAAGCCCGCCATCGTGCACAACGACTACCGCTTCGACAACGTCATCCTCGACCCACACAACCCCATGCAGATCATCGGCGTGCTGGACTGGGAACTGACCACCATCGGCGACCCGCTGATGGACCTGGGCAACACCCTCGCCTACTGGATCGAAGCCGCCGACCCGGCGCCGGTGCAGCTGATCCGGCGCCAGCCGAGCAATGCGCCCGGCATGCTCACGCGGGAGGAGTTCGTGGCCTACTACGCCGAACGCGCCGGCATCGAGATCGCCAATATCGATTTCTACTACACCTACGGCCTGTTTCGTCTGGCCGCGATCGTGCAGCAGATCTACTACCGCTATTACCACGGCCAAACCCAGGACAAGCGCTTCGCCCAGTTCATCCAGATGAACAAGCTGCTGGAGCACATGAGCCTGCAGGTCATCAACAAGTCGCAGCTGTAA
- a CDS encoding SDR family oxidoreductase, producing the protein MSKTQLFDLDGKIAFVSGASRGIGEAIAKLLAQQGAHVVVSSRKIEGCQAVADAIIADGGQATAIACHIGEMEQIQAVFAQIREQFGRLDILVNNAATNPQFCNVLDTDLSAFQKTVDVNIRGYYFMSIEGGKLMKQNGGGSIINVASINGVSPGEFQGIYSVTKAAVISMTKVFAKECAQFGIRCNALLPGLTDTKFASALTKNDAILNIALQRIPLKRVADPSEMAGAVLYLASEASSYTTGVALNVDGGFLS; encoded by the coding sequence ATGTCCAAGACCCAACTGTTCGACCTCGACGGCAAGATCGCCTTCGTCTCCGGCGCCAGCCGCGGCATCGGCGAAGCCATCGCCAAGCTGCTCGCCCAGCAAGGCGCCCACGTCGTCGTCTCCAGCCGCAAGATCGAAGGCTGCCAGGCTGTCGCCGACGCCATCATCGCCGACGGTGGCCAGGCCACCGCGATCGCCTGCCACATCGGCGAAATGGAGCAGATTCAGGCGGTCTTCGCACAGATCCGCGAGCAGTTCGGCCGCCTGGACATCCTGGTCAACAACGCCGCGACCAACCCGCAGTTCTGCAACGTACTGGATACCGACCTGTCGGCCTTCCAGAAAACCGTCGACGTGAACATCCGTGGCTACTACTTCATGTCCATCGAGGGCGGCAAATTGATGAAGCAGAACGGCGGCGGCAGCATCATCAACGTCGCCTCGATCAATGGCGTATCGCCAGGCGAGTTCCAGGGCATCTACTCGGTGACCAAGGCCGCAGTGATCAGCATGACCAAGGTGTTCGCCAAGGAGTGCGCGCAGTTCGGCATCCGCTGCAACGCGCTGCTGCCGGGCCTGACCGACACCAAGTTCGCCTCGGCCCTGACCAAGAACGACGCCATCCTCAATATCGCCCTGCAGCGCATCCCGCTCAAGCGTGTCGCCGACCCAAGCGAGATGGCCGGCGCGGTACTCTACCTGGCCAGCGAGGCCTCCAGCTACACCACCGGCGTGGCGCTCAACGTCGATGGCGGCTTCCTGTCCTGA
- a CDS encoding TSUP family transporter — MPLPFELAVDPAVLAILALVAFTAGFVDAIAGGGGLLTIPALLTAGLPPHLVLGTNKLCATFGSATASYTFYRRKLFAPAQWRNALIGTAIGALLGAAVAHWMPAAWLNQLLPAVVFACGLYLLLGRPPEAPTDSEAQPAKGRQWPQSLGLGFYDGVAGPGTGAFWTVSTLLLYPLDLVRASGVARTMNFVSNACALVVFIGTGQVAWVLGLSMGMALMVGAYLGARTAIGGGSRFIRPVFILVVLALTVRLAWQHWFGQA; from the coding sequence ATGCCCCTTCCCTTCGAGCTGGCCGTGGATCCGGCAGTCCTGGCCATATTGGCCCTGGTGGCCTTTACCGCCGGCTTTGTCGACGCCATTGCCGGCGGCGGCGGCCTGCTGACCATTCCGGCCCTGCTGACCGCCGGCCTGCCGCCCCATCTGGTGCTCGGCACCAACAAGCTGTGCGCCACCTTCGGCTCTGCCACGGCCAGCTACACCTTCTATAGGCGCAAGTTGTTCGCCCCGGCGCAGTGGCGCAATGCGCTGATCGGCACGGCGATCGGCGCCCTGCTCGGCGCGGCCGTCGCCCATTGGATGCCGGCGGCCTGGCTGAACCAGCTGCTACCGGCGGTGGTGTTCGCCTGTGGGCTCTATCTGCTACTGGGAAGGCCGCCCGAGGCGCCGACGGACTCGGAGGCGCAACCGGCCAAGGGCCGGCAGTGGCCACAGAGCCTGGGACTGGGCTTCTACGATGGGGTGGCCGGTCCTGGCACAGGCGCCTTCTGGACCGTCAGCACGCTGCTGCTCTATCCCCTGGATCTGGTGCGCGCCAGCGGCGTGGCCCGGACCATGAATTTCGTCAGCAATGCCTGCGCGCTGGTGGTCTTCATCGGCACCGGACAGGTGGCCTGGGTGCTCGGCCTGAGCATGGGCATGGCCCTGATGGTCGGCGCCTATCTCGGCGCGCGCACGGCGATCGGCGGCGGCTCGAGGTTCATCCGCCCGGTGTTCATCCTGGTGGTGCTGGCGCTGACCGTGCGCCTAGCCTGGCAGCACTGGTTCGGGCAGGCCTAG
- the nudC gene encoding NAD(+) diphosphatase — translation MARHWQPALLDSQLPGGWALVHCNQQFLADSNGLLFPREWLKQQELSVLAEQGIGHFDGDAVYLLELEQPLSLPGCAWQSLRQVMLQGEADIFRLLSYATQIGTWARQHRFCGSCGGTMEQVRGERAMRCPRCELQHYPRLSPSMIVLVTRGDEILLARSPRFVSGVYSTLAGFVETGESVEQCVAREVREEVGVEVRNLQYLGSQGWPFPHSLMLGFHAEYAGGDIVMQAEEIEDAQWFSVHRLPPLPAPRSIARYLIDLYVARRLGLPEPVLPG, via the coding sequence ATGGCCCGGCACTGGCAACCGGCCCTGCTCGACAGCCAGCTACCCGGTGGATGGGCGCTGGTGCACTGCAATCAACAGTTTCTTGCCGACAGCAACGGCCTGCTGTTCCCCCGTGAGTGGTTGAAGCAGCAGGAGTTGTCGGTGCTCGCCGAACAGGGCATCGGCCACTTCGACGGCGATGCGGTCTACCTGCTCGAACTGGAGCAGCCGCTGTCACTGCCCGGTTGCGCCTGGCAGAGCCTGCGCCAGGTCATGCTGCAGGGCGAGGCGGATATCTTCCGCCTGCTCAGCTATGCCACCCAGATTGGCACCTGGGCGCGCCAGCACCGCTTCTGCGGCAGCTGCGGCGGCACCATGGAGCAGGTGCGCGGGGAGCGGGCGATGCGCTGTCCGCGTTGCGAGCTGCAGCATTACCCGCGGTTGTCGCCGAGCATGATTGTGCTGGTCACCCGTGGCGACGAGATCCTCCTGGCCCGATCGCCACGCTTCGTCAGCGGCGTCTACAGCACCCTGGCAGGCTTCGTCGAAACCGGCGAGTCGGTCGAACAGTGCGTCGCCCGCGAGGTGCGCGAGGAGGTCGGGGTCGAGGTCAGGAACCTGCAATACCTGGGCAGCCAGGGCTGGCCGTTCCCGCATTCGCTCATGCTGGGTTTCCATGCCGAATACGCCGGCGGCGACATCGTCATGCAGGCGGAGGAAATCGAAGATGCGCAGTGGTTCAGTGTGCACCGCTTGCCGCCCTTGCCGGCGCCGCGCTCCATCGCCCGCTACCTGATCGACCTCTACGTCGCCCGACGCCTAGGCCTGCCCGAACCAGTGCTGCCAGGCTAG
- a CDS encoding ferrous iron transporter B, giving the protein MVSGATSLSLVRDELFTTMEEAEASLEQFIAERDNGSLLQQAVEGLQQVRGALNLIELTGAELLAQEVLDQATDIPAGAGNERDVQLSALSNALHVLRRYLESVDANRQEMPELLLPAINDLRQAGGQPGLPESFFFSVRLDQQRPHRAAPALDAAAKAVEAKRLRHMYQVGLLGFLREQNPKASLKLMARAMNRLDGLYGNEPRGRLCWIAAAALESQIDGRMLARKSRKQLFSRIDRELKQMLGNAQHETSRSLLKELLYLVALGDSRGPSVTPVREVFGLTPLPFTDHLLEEEYRRLAGPGQSVMRSLSSAIREELTGLKDMLDLIERGTVQAETLGSLHALLGKLSKTLGMVGLSSAGNSLAAQLQTVADWREEVVPGATELNRLAEAVLYVEGMVASLESGERRDVRPAQAQPGHEAESFAQHQLNEARIVVVDEARAGLALAKRAITAYLEAGGDRMHLSNVPFSLQAVRGGLWFLDQARAALLVGACADYIQRQMLDVSQMPSEQMLETLADALSSLEYYLEAGAVLLPETQPSVLDLAADSVRALGMKVAV; this is encoded by the coding sequence ATGGTTTCTGGAGCCACGTCGCTGAGCCTGGTGCGTGATGAGCTGTTCACCACCATGGAGGAGGCCGAGGCCAGCCTGGAGCAGTTCATCGCCGAGCGTGACAACGGCAGCCTGCTGCAACAGGCCGTGGAGGGACTTCAGCAGGTGCGCGGCGCGCTCAACCTGATCGAGCTGACCGGCGCGGAGCTGCTGGCCCAGGAAGTGCTCGACCAGGCCACCGACATTCCCGCCGGCGCCGGCAACGAGCGCGACGTGCAGCTTTCAGCATTGAGCAATGCCTTGCACGTGCTGCGCCGCTATCTGGAAAGCGTCGACGCCAACCGCCAGGAAATGCCCGAGCTGCTGTTGCCGGCGATCAACGACCTGCGTCAGGCCGGCGGTCAGCCCGGACTGCCCGAGAGTTTCTTCTTCAGCGTGCGCCTCGACCAGCAGCGCCCGCACCGCGCCGCGCCAGCCCTCGATGCGGCGGCCAAGGCCGTCGAGGCCAAGCGCCTGCGGCATATGTATCAGGTGGGGCTGCTCGGCTTCCTTCGCGAGCAGAATCCCAAGGCCAGCCTCAAGTTGATGGCCCGTGCGATGAATCGTCTGGACGGCCTGTACGGCAACGAGCCGCGCGGGCGCCTGTGCTGGATCGCCGCCGCGGCCCTGGAGTCCCAGATCGACGGCCGGATGCTGGCGCGCAAATCGCGCAAGCAGCTGTTCTCCAGGATCGATCGCGAACTCAAGCAGATGCTCGGCAATGCCCAGCACGAAACCTCGCGCAGCCTGCTCAAGGAGCTGCTCTACCTGGTTGCCCTGGGCGACAGCCGCGGACCAAGCGTCACCCCGGTGCGGGAAGTCTTCGGACTCACCCCCTTGCCATTCACCGATCACCTGCTGGAGGAGGAGTACCGGCGTCTGGCCGGCCCCGGCCAGTCGGTCATGCGCTCGCTGAGTTCGGCGATCCGCGAAGAGTTGACTGGACTCAAGGACATGCTCGATCTGATCGAGCGCGGCACGGTGCAGGCGGAGACCCTCGGCAGCCTGCACGCCTTGCTCGGCAAGTTGAGCAAGACCCTCGGCATGGTCGGCCTCAGCTCGGCCGGCAACTCCCTGGCGGCGCAGCTGCAGACTGTCGCCGACTGGCGTGAAGAGGTGGTGCCAGGGGCGACCGAGCTGAACCGGCTGGCCGAGGCGGTGCTCTACGTCGAAGGTATGGTCGCCAGCCTGGAGAGCGGCGAGCGCCGCGATGTTCGACCGGCCCAGGCGCAGCCGGGGCACGAGGCCGAATCCTTCGCTCAGCATCAACTCAATGAGGCGCGCATTGTCGTGGTCGATGAGGCCCGCGCCGGCCTGGCGCTGGCCAAGCGCGCGATCACCGCCTATCTGGAGGCCGGTGGCGACCGCATGCACCTGTCCAACGTGCCGTTCAGCCTGCAGGCGGTGCGTGGCGGCTTGTGGTTCCTCGACCAGGCGCGCGCCGCGCTGCTGGTGGGCGCCTGTGCCGACTATATCCAGCGGCAGATGCTCGACGTCTCGCAGATGCCCTCCGAGCAGATGCTGGAAACCCTGGCCGATGCCCTGAGCAGCCTGGAATATTACCTGGAGGCTGGCGCGGTGCTGCTTCCGGAGACCCAGCCGAGCGTGCTCGACCTGGCCGCCGACAGCGTTCGCGCCCTTGGCATGAAGGTGGCTGTGTAG
- a CDS encoding crotonase/enoyl-CoA hydratase family protein, which translates to MSDYKAFRVELADKIAHVAINRPEKVNAMNADFWSEIIEIFRWVDATDEARVVVLSGAGKHFSSGIDLMMLAQVGSQLGKDVGRNAEALRRKILELQASFNAVDQCRKPVLAAIQGYCLGGAIDLISACDMRYATGDAQFSIKEIDIGMAADVGTLQRLPRIIGDGMMRELAFTGQTIDGEEARRIGLVNRTFSDATALLDGVMEIAREIAAKSPIAVRGTKEMIRYMRDHRVDDGLEYVATWNAAMLQSADLRVAMAAHMSKQKPEFAD; encoded by the coding sequence GTGTCCGACTACAAAGCCTTTCGCGTCGAGTTGGCAGATAAAATTGCCCATGTCGCGATCAATCGTCCGGAAAAGGTCAATGCGATGAACGCCGACTTCTGGTCGGAGATCATCGAGATCTTCCGCTGGGTCGATGCCACGGACGAGGCCCGGGTGGTGGTTCTGTCGGGGGCCGGCAAGCACTTCTCTTCGGGCATCGACCTGATGATGCTGGCCCAGGTGGGCAGTCAACTGGGCAAGGACGTCGGCCGCAATGCCGAGGCCCTGCGCCGCAAGATCCTCGAACTGCAGGCCTCCTTCAATGCCGTCGACCAGTGCCGCAAGCCGGTGCTGGCAGCGATCCAGGGCTATTGCCTGGGCGGCGCAATCGACCTGATCTCGGCCTGCGACATGCGTTACGCCACCGGCGATGCGCAGTTCTCGATCAAGGAGATCGACATCGGCATGGCCGCGGACGTTGGCACGCTGCAGCGCCTGCCGCGGATCATCGGCGATGGCATGATGCGCGAGCTGGCCTTCACCGGGCAGACCATCGACGGTGAAGAAGCGCGCCGCATCGGCCTGGTCAACCGTACGTTCAGCGATGCCACGGCGTTGCTCGACGGGGTAATGGAAATCGCCCGGGAGATTGCCGCCAAGTCGCCGATCGCCGTGCGCGGCACCAAGGAAATGATTCGCTACATGCGCGACCATCGGGTCGACGACGGCCTGGAGTACGTCGCCACCTGGAATGCCGCGATGCTCCAGTCGGCCGATCTGCGAGTGGCCATGGCCGCCCATATGAGCAAGCAGAAGCCGGAGTTCGCCGACTGA